One window of the Cryptomeria japonica chromosome 7, Sugi_1.0, whole genome shotgun sequence genome contains the following:
- the LOC131053230 gene encoding nudix hydrolase 2-like: protein MAISTNDVSSTSDDVINSVETVLNDSSAQEICEVLKAQEDRYDGVIVDVGNMQNDATRFATSLKASLFQWARQAKRAVWIKVPKEQATLVPVAIEAGFWYHHAEPSYVMLVYWIPQIPCTIPHNASHQVGIAAFVFNDKGEVLVVQEKCGPHKDSGLWKMPTGRVNQGEGIKEGAIREVHEETGIETEFVHVVGFRDGHNFLFGKSDMLFVCMLKSVSCNIVIQETEISAAKWMAIEEFAAQPKNEEITLLKDMIGACVTTMDGQCEGFSAIEIPANSRKPSTFYCGAVHTE from the exons ATGGCAATCTCAACGAACGATGTTTCATCGACCAGCGATGATGTCATCAATAGTGTCGAAACAGTTTTGAATGACTCCTCTGCACAAGAAATATGTGAAGTGCTGAAAGCCCAGGAAGACAGATATGATGGTGTAATTGTTGACGTAGGGAATATGCAAAACGATGCCACTCGTTTTGCGACTTCACTGAAAGCATCACTTTTTCAATGGGCGCGCCAG GCGAAGAGAGCGGTGTGGATTAAAGTGCCCAAAGAACAGGCAACACTAGTTCCCGTTGCGATTGAG GCAGGATTTTGGTACCACCATGCAGAGCCTTCATATGTGATGTTAGTGTATTGGATCCCTCAAATTCCTTGTACCATCCCTCATAATGCTTCGCATCAAGTGGGAATCGCAGCTTTTGTATTCAACGACAAAGGAGAG GTTCTAGTAGTTCAGGAAAAGTGTGGACCTCACAAGGATTCTGGGTTGTGGAAGATGCCAACAGGAAGGGTTAACCAG GGGGAAGGCATTAAGGAAGGGGCCATAAGAGAAGTTCATGAAGAAACAGGG ATTGAAACAGAATTTGTACACGTGGTCGGATTCAG GGATGGTCACAATTTTCTGTTTGGAAAATCCGATATGCTCTTTGTGTGTATGCTGAAATCCGTTTCTTGTAATATTGTTATACAAGAAACCGAAATTTCAGCAGCCAAG TGGATGGCCATCGAGGAATTCGCAGCTCAACCTAAAAATGAAGAGATTACACTTCTAAAAGATATGATTGGCGCATGTGTGACCACCATGGATGGACAATGTGAAGGATTTTCAGCCATTGAGATCCCTGCTAACTCCCGCAAACCTTCTACTTTTTACTGTGGTGCCGTTCATACTGAATAA
- the LOC131053231 gene encoding nudix hydrolase 2-like, whose product MAFPSKEDSSANDNATNDVETVLNELRGEEIHQLLKAREDRYDGVEVDVENMHNDVRRFASSLKASLTHWAGQGKKGVWIKVAKEQAKLVPVAIEEGFLYHHAEPSYVMLVLWIPKTPCTIPDNASHQVGIAAFVYNSKGEVLVVQEKCGPCKDSGLWKMPTGRIKQGEGIKEGAIREVREETGIDTEFIQLVGFRDGHNAPFGKSDLLFVCMLKPISFDIVIQDRELSASKWMAIDEFAAQPKMKQSKLLKDMAGVCVANMEGRCRGFSAIEIPSRKPSTFYCNPIDTE is encoded by the exons ATGGCATTCCCCTCTAAGGAGGATTCCTCTGCCAATGATAATGCCACCAACGACGTTGAAACAGTCTTAAACGAGCTGCGTGGAGAAGAAATACATCAACTGCTGAAAGCAAGGGAAGACAGATATGATGGGGTGGAAGTTGACGTAGAAAATATGCATAACGACGTTCGTCGTTTCGCATCTTCACTAAAGGCTTCACTTACTCATTGGGCAGGTCAG GGAAAGAAGGGGGTGTGGATCAAAGTAGCCAAGGAACAGGCCAAACTAGTTCCGGTTGCGATTGAG GAAGGGTTTTTGTATCACCATGCAGAACCATCATATGTGATGTTAGTGCTTTGGATCCCTAAAACTCCTTGTACTATCCCTGATAATGCTTCACATCAAGTGGGAATTGCAGCTTTTGTATACAACAGCAAAGGAGAG GTTCTCGTAGTTCAGGAAAAGTGTGGACCTTGCAAAGATTCAGGACTGTGGAAAATGCCCACAGGCAGGATTAAACAG GGGGAAGGCATTAAAGAAGGAGCTATAAGAGAAGTTAGGGAAGAAACAGGG ATTGATACAGAATTTATACAATTGGTCGGGTTCAG GGATGGTCACAATGCTCCTTTTGGAAAATCTGATCTACTTTTCGTGTGTAtgttgaaaccaatttcttttgacATTGTTATACAAGATAGAGAACTTTCAGCATCAAAG TGGATGGCAATAGATGAATTTGCAGCTCAGCCAAAAATGAAGCAAAGCAAACTTCTCAAGGACATGGCGGGCGTGTGCGTTGCCAATATGGAGGGAAGATGTAGAGGATTTTCAGCCATTGAAATACCATCGCGCAAACCCTCTACTTTTTATTGCAATCCCATTGATACTGAATAA